The Mauremys reevesii isolate NIE-2019 linkage group 13, ASM1616193v1, whole genome shotgun sequence genome contains a region encoding:
- the LOC120380066 gene encoding olfactory receptor 14A16-like produces the protein MNLAVLDLGSISVPIPKSMANSLRNTTLTSYAGCVAQVFFLLFLEPEDFCLLTIMAYNRYVAICQPLLCERVINRGARVRTAAGAWISGLLYCMLHTGNTFALTFCGGNMVDQFFCEIPQLLKLTCADSYLCEFGIQIFTMVLRIPSVQGQYKAFSTCLPHLTVVFLVVYTGVFAYLKPTSNSPSGLDFVVAVLYSLLQPIMNP, from the exons ATGAATCTGGCCGTCCTAGACCTTGGCTCCATCTCTGTCcccatccccaaatccatggccaatTCCCTCAGGAACACCACGTTGACTTCCTATGCTGGATGCGTTGCCCAagtctttttcctcctcttcttggAGCCAGAGGATTTTTGCCTTCTCACCATCATGGCGTACAACCGATACgtcgccatctgccaaccactcCTCTGCGAGAGAGTGATAAACAGGGGAGCTCGTGTCCGAACGGCAGCCGGTGCCTGGATCAGTGGGCTTCTCTACTGCATGCTACACACTGGGAACACGTTTGCATTAACCTTCTGTGGCGGCAACAtggtggatcagttcttctgtgaaatcccccagctGCTCAAGCTGACCTGCGCTGATTCCTATCTGTGCGAATTTGGG ATTCAAATCTTCACCATGgtgctgagaatcccctctgTGCAGGGCCAgtataaagccttctccacctgcctgcctcacctcactgtGGTCTTCTTGGTTGTTTACACTGGTGTCTTTGCctacctgaaacccacctccaacTCTCCATCAGGTCTGGATTTTGtggtggctgttctctattcCTTATTGCAGCCCATCATGAATCCATAA